Within the Arthrobacter sp. UKPF54-2 genome, the region TGCCGGGCTGCAGCGGGCTGCCCGGTTCCACCACCTCGTCGCCGGTGGTGACCAGCAGGACCCTCGGCACGGTGTGCACCGGGACTTCGGTCAGGCCGAGCGCGGCGAGCAGGCCCAGCTGCCCCGGTCCCAGGAAGGTCCCGGCGGCCAGGGCCGGCTCGCCGGCGGCGATGTCGCTGCCGGCGTCGCGGACGAAGGTGCCTGCCCGGGCCGCGGGCAGGCGGACCGTGGCGGCCGCCTCTGGCTCGGGGAAGGAATCGGGCACGGCCTGCTCAATCGGAACGACGGCGTCGGCCCCGGCCGGGATCATGGCGCCGGTCATGATGGGCGCGGCGGTGCCGGGGCGCAGCGCGGCGGGCTCGGCTCCGGCCGGGACGGGGGCTACAACCCGCAGCTCGGCGCCGCCGTCGGGGATGTCCGCGCTGCGGATGGCGAAGCCGTCCATCTGGGAGTTGGCGAAGGGCGGGAGGTCCAGCGGTGCCGCGACGTCGGCGGCCAGCCCGCGGCCCAGCGCCTCGCGGAGCGGGACCGTGTCCACGCGGGCGGCGAGCGGCGCCAGCAGCGCGCGGACCTTGTCCCGGTGCGCTTCGACGGAGGCGGGCCTGTTCGCGGTGCGGTGCATACGGTTCGTGACCTTCGGCTCGGCGGGCTAGGACTTCACGTCCACTGTAACGGTGTGGTACCCGGTAGCCCCGCTGGGCGCCGCCGGGGCGCGCTCTTCCACCTGCACGGCGCCGGCCAGGTCGGTGGCGCGGACCTGCACCTCGTGCCGGCCAGGGCCCAGCGGCAGGCTCAGCTTCCACTGCCGCCAGGTGTCCGTGGAGATCGCCGGCGCCAGTTCGGCCCGCTTCCACTCGCCGCGGTTCACGCGCACCTCCACCGAGCCGATGCCGCGGTGCTGGGCCCAGGCCACGCCGCCAAAGTCCACTGTCCCGGCGGGCACGCTGCGCCCTGGCCGGGGCACGTCGATGCGCGAGGACGTTTTGATCGGTCCGCGGGCACTCCAGCCCCGCGGGGTCCAGTAGGCGACGTCGTCCGCGAACCGGGTGACTTTCAGTTCGGTGACCCATTTGGTCGCCGAGACGTAGCCGTAAAGCCCGGGCACCACGAGCCGGACCGGGAACCCGTGTTCCAGCGGCAGCGGTTCGCCGTTCATCCCCACTGCCAGCAGCGCGTCCCGGGTGTCCGTGAGCACCTCCAGCGGGGTTCCCGCGGTCCAGCCGTCCACGCTGCGGGAGAGCACCATGTCCGCGCCCGGTTTCGGGCCGGCGAGCGCCAGCAGCTCCCGGACCGGCCAGCCGAGCCAGCGTGCGTTGCCGATCAGGTCCCCGCCCACCTCGTTGGAGACGCAGGCGATGGTGAT harbors:
- the glp gene encoding gephyrin-like molybdotransferase Glp; translated protein: MHRTANRPASVEAHRDKVRALLAPLAARVDTVPLREALGRGLAADVAAPLDLPPFANSQMDGFAIRSADIPDGGAELRVVAPVPAGAEPAALRPGTAAPIMTGAMIPAGADAVVPIEQAVPDSFPEPEAAATVRLPAARAGTFVRDAGSDIAAGEPALAAGTFLGPGQLGLLAALGLTEVPVHTVPRVLLVTTGDEVVEPGSPLQPGKIYDANGTLLESALRQAGVQVARTGNSADNPAELADLLHRHAPEADLIITTGGVSKGAYEVVRQALADHDVEFGPVAMQPGGPQGLGSFDGVPVLGFPGNPVSCLVSFEMFLRPVLAELFGSPAPRTVLRARLAEALTSPEGKHQVRRGTLGPDGTVRLEGGPGSHLVHALAQSNALVQVPVGTAALAEGDEVEVWIL